From one Rhopalosiphum padi isolate XX-2018 chromosome 2, ASM2088224v1, whole genome shotgun sequence genomic stretch:
- the LOC132922321 gene encoding cell-death-related nuclease 7-like isoform X2: MSNLSDGTVYVYMDAKNPEWTYFTGIITEKSAIGHTISQMYTTTKTFNESIMWIVYNDEPTNGPVTLTKGHSKGTVVADNSSGLWLVHSVPLFPQLPYQNNNSYTYPKTGVKYGQSFLCMSMMADELDKVGNQLIKNEVLVYGSHFGGDLKSTYPGLYNATLPHKTPKVKKYEVRLQPLRSAEGVEFLSIAKSRHYGKDLYEDLITQMAQSNVYTETWLNSPGSLNSSCSGHYKTMNIESLAMKNIKGLNNVWYKSSLDHSKWVVTGKSSVHWTCIGDINRAEHQEIRGGGTVCIKLMPVWNQYKQLVSSIEKCKS, encoded by the exons ATGTCAAATTTGTCCGATGGGACCGTTTACGTCTATATGGACGCGAAGAACCCGGAGTGGACTTACTTTACAGGGATCATAACCGAAAAGTCAGCAATCGGACACACGATATCGCAGATGTACACGACCACTAAAACTTTTAACGAG TCGATAATGTGGATCGTATACAACGATGAACCGACTAACGGTCCAGTAACATTAACGAAGGGTCACTCCAAAGGTACTGTGGTAGCCGACAACAGTTCGGGTTTATGGCTAGTGCACAGCGTGCCCTTATTCCCACAGTTACCTTACCAAAACAACAATTCGTATACGTATCCCAAAACCGGTGTAAAATACGGCCAAAGTTTTCTGTGCATGTCCATGATGGCTGACGAACTGGATAAAGTAG GCAATCAGTTAATCAAAAACGAGGTGTTGGTATACGGCAGTCACTTCGGAGGTGATCTGAAATCCACGTACCCGGGTTTGTACAACGCCACTCTGCCGCACAAAACTCCAAAAGTGAAAAAATATGAAGTGAGGTTACAGCCTCTTCGCTCTGCCGAGGGCGTAGAGTTCTTGTCCATTGCTAAGAGCAGGCACTATGGAAAAG ATTTATATGAAGACTTAATCACACAGATGGCACAGTCAAATGTATACACAGAGACTTGGTTGAATTCGCCTGGTTCCTTAAATTCGTCATGTTCTGGTCACTACAA gACTATGAACATTGAGTCGCTGGCCATGAAGAACATTAAAGGGTTGAATAATGTATGGTACAAGTCATCCTTGGATCATTCCAAATGGGTTGTGACTGGGAAGAGTTCTGTACACTGGACTTGCATTGGTGACATAAATCGAGCT GAACACCAGGAGATACGTGGAGGTGGAACAGTATGCATAAAATTAATGCCTGTATGGAATCAATATAAACAACTAGTAtcaagtattgaaaaatgtaaatccTAG
- the LOC132922321 gene encoding cell-death-related nuclease 7-like isoform X1, producing the protein MERAFSIFMVVSMTVIVVALGDRLQCKDPNGQPVDWFTAIKLPNLMSNLSDGTVYVYMDAKNPEWTYFTGIITEKSAIGHTISQMYTTTKTFNESIMWIVYNDEPTNGPVTLTKGHSKGTVVADNSSGLWLVHSVPLFPQLPYQNNNSYTYPKTGVKYGQSFLCMSMMADELDKVGNQLIKNEVLVYGSHFGGDLKSTYPGLYNATLPHKTPKVKKYEVRLQPLRSAEGVEFLSIAKSRHYGKDLYEDLITQMAQSNVYTETWLNSPGSLNSSCSGHYKTMNIESLAMKNIKGLNNVWYKSSLDHSKWVVTGKSSVHWTCIGDINRAEHQEIRGGGTVCIKLMPVWNQYKQLVSSIEKCKS; encoded by the exons gtTTACGGCTATCAAGTTGCCAAACCTCATGTCAAATTTGTCCGATGGGACCGTTTACGTCTATATGGACGCGAAGAACCCGGAGTGGACTTACTTTACAGGGATCATAACCGAAAAGTCAGCAATCGGACACACGATATCGCAGATGTACACGACCACTAAAACTTTTAACGAG TCGATAATGTGGATCGTATACAACGATGAACCGACTAACGGTCCAGTAACATTAACGAAGGGTCACTCCAAAGGTACTGTGGTAGCCGACAACAGTTCGGGTTTATGGCTAGTGCACAGCGTGCCCTTATTCCCACAGTTACCTTACCAAAACAACAATTCGTATACGTATCCCAAAACCGGTGTAAAATACGGCCAAAGTTTTCTGTGCATGTCCATGATGGCTGACGAACTGGATAAAGTAG GCAATCAGTTAATCAAAAACGAGGTGTTGGTATACGGCAGTCACTTCGGAGGTGATCTGAAATCCACGTACCCGGGTTTGTACAACGCCACTCTGCCGCACAAAACTCCAAAAGTGAAAAAATATGAAGTGAGGTTACAGCCTCTTCGCTCTGCCGAGGGCGTAGAGTTCTTGTCCATTGCTAAGAGCAGGCACTATGGAAAAG ATTTATATGAAGACTTAATCACACAGATGGCACAGTCAAATGTATACACAGAGACTTGGTTGAATTCGCCTGGTTCCTTAAATTCGTCATGTTCTGGTCACTACAA gACTATGAACATTGAGTCGCTGGCCATGAAGAACATTAAAGGGTTGAATAATGTATGGTACAAGTCATCCTTGGATCATTCCAAATGGGTTGTGACTGGGAAGAGTTCTGTACACTGGACTTGCATTGGTGACATAAATCGAGCT GAACACCAGGAGATACGTGGAGGTGGAACAGTATGCATAAAATTAATGCCTGTATGGAATCAATATAAACAACTAGTAtcaagtattgaaaaatgtaaatccTAG